In Nakamurella antarctica, the following are encoded in one genomic region:
- a CDS encoding isopenicillin N synthase family dioxygenase, translated as MNQISPPSGSAALGGNPARLPILDMSLLDAGTAAADEFRSNLRQATHEFGFFYLIGHGINEETVDEVISTARAFFALPESDKLAIENVYSPHFRGYTRVGGELTQGQVDWREQIDIGPERPAIPAGPGVPDYQRLEGPNQWPAALPQLQSIIGEWHEKLSAIGLKLLQAWAASLGADVSVFDDAFAERPSTLIKIVRYPPRPAEQSSQGVGAHKDSGVLTLLLVEPGKGGLQVEKNGEWIDAPPIPGAFVVNIGELLEVATDGYLKATVHRVISPVANQDRISVPFFYNPALEATIPKLDLPPELAAGATGVTTDPSNPIFGTYGENALKSRLRAHPNVAAAHHQDLLAKQN; from the coding sequence ATGAACCAGATTTCACCCCCGAGTGGATCCGCGGCGCTAGGCGGAAATCCTGCGAGGTTACCCATCCTCGACATGTCCCTCTTGGATGCCGGAACTGCTGCTGCCGATGAATTCCGCTCGAACCTTCGGCAAGCGACTCACGAATTTGGATTCTTCTACCTGATCGGCCACGGTATCAACGAGGAGACCGTCGACGAGGTGATCAGTACAGCGCGAGCATTCTTTGCGCTGCCCGAGTCAGACAAGCTGGCAATCGAGAACGTTTACAGCCCGCATTTTCGCGGGTACACCCGTGTGGGCGGCGAGCTGACCCAGGGCCAAGTGGACTGGCGGGAGCAGATCGACATCGGCCCGGAGCGGCCAGCTATCCCCGCTGGTCCTGGGGTCCCAGACTACCAACGGCTGGAGGGGCCCAATCAATGGCCAGCTGCGTTGCCACAGCTCCAATCGATCATCGGAGAATGGCACGAAAAGCTATCGGCAATTGGTCTGAAGTTGTTGCAAGCGTGGGCCGCATCGCTAGGAGCCGACGTGTCCGTGTTCGACGACGCCTTCGCCGAGCGTCCGTCAACGTTGATCAAGATCGTGCGGTACCCACCTCGGCCAGCGGAGCAGTCCAGCCAGGGAGTGGGCGCGCACAAGGATTCCGGTGTGCTGACGCTTCTCCTCGTTGAGCCGGGTAAGGGCGGTTTACAGGTCGAAAAGAATGGGGAGTGGATCGATGCGCCTCCCATTCCGGGCGCGTTCGTGGTCAATATCGGCGAGTTGCTGGAAGTTGCAACCGATGGATACCTCAAGGCAACGGTGCACAGGGTGATTTCACCTGTGGCAAATCAGGATCGAATTTCCGTTCCGTTCTTTTACAACCCAGCGCTAGAGGCGACGATTCCGAAGCTTGACCTGCCGCCGGAACTCGCTGCGGGGGCCACGGGCGTTACGACCGATCCATCGAACCCGATATTTGGAACCTACGGTGAGAATGCCCTCAAATCTAGGCTGCGGGCCCATCCAAACGTCGCGGCCGCGCATCATCAGGATCTCTTGGCGAAGCAAAACTGA
- a CDS encoding ferrous iron transport protein A — MVGDSPLTKVPAAQAFSRLSVLGVGARVVIRYRIEGGFTDALGNLTELDERFCTVATKRDEVRIDLSRVVATKGVPPPPTPRSRREAPDSGS, encoded by the coding sequence ATGGTCGGAGATTCACCCTTGACGAAAGTTCCTGCTGCTCAGGCATTTTCGCGGCTGTCCGTGCTGGGCGTCGGAGCCAGAGTCGTCATCAGGTATCGGATCGAGGGCGGGTTTACAGACGCTCTGGGCAACCTGACCGAGCTAGATGAGCGGTTTTGCACCGTTGCGACGAAGCGGGATGAGGTCCGGATCGACTTGAGCAGGGTGGTAGCTACGAAGGGAGTTCCGCCGCCACCAACTCCACGGTCGCGGCGGGAGGCACCGGATTCGGGTTCGTAG
- a CDS encoding DUF6157 family protein: MGRAHTTNYVDTFIAVAHDCTASVGLVPSPRKTPSVAELTYAMIVDNPYRFTSDDVVFGVWAMRQGLAAEAWEAARTEFFAKGRACLRSSDLGKRYGWGVHADSQGRVALYPVNSIEYLHFMSGADVVTVTRAMKSSRAK, from the coding sequence ATGGGCAGGGCGCACACCACCAACTATGTCGACACGTTCATTGCTGTCGCGCATGATTGCACGGCTTCTGTCGGTCTGGTTCCCTCGCCGAGGAAGACACCCAGCGTGGCCGAGCTGACCTACGCAATGATCGTCGACAACCCCTACCGCTTCACGAGCGACGATGTGGTGTTCGGCGTCTGGGCGATGAGGCAAGGGCTGGCCGCCGAAGCGTGGGAAGCAGCGCGTACAGAATTCTTCGCGAAGGGGCGAGCGTGTTTGCGGTCCAGTGATCTTGGCAAACGGTACGGGTGGGGGGTACACGCCGATAGTCAGGGGCGAGTGGCGCTCTACCCCGTGAACTCGATCGAATATTTACATTTCATGTCGGGCGCAGACGTGGTCACGGTTACCCGAGCGATGAAATCCAGCCGCGCGAAATAA
- a CDS encoding TadE family protein — protein sequence MHLPTSPASFEAHSRWKECHGAIDTDAASVTDPTDEASSADLASKQSSVDRGSSVAEFALVIVVLMLLFLSLVQICLWAYSRTLLTSAAVETAHSAGLAGSHVSNVTGAVGASLGGGITGATRDTLRCNISNDGLMARVECTMQAPGIVGVLDGLMPEISVTGHSALEIPG from the coding sequence GTGCATTTGCCAACATCACCGGCTAGTTTCGAGGCTCACTCGCGATGGAAAGAGTGTCACGGCGCCATCGATACTGATGCCGCCAGCGTCACGGATCCAACCGACGAAGCCTCCAGCGCGGACCTTGCGAGCAAGCAAAGTTCGGTGGATAGAGGTTCGTCAGTGGCCGAGTTCGCTTTGGTCATCGTGGTTTTGATGCTGCTCTTTCTCAGTCTGGTCCAGATCTGCTTGTGGGCTTACAGCCGCACACTTCTTACCTCTGCGGCGGTCGAAACCGCGCACTCGGCCGGATTGGCGGGCAGTCACGTCAGTAACGTGACGGGGGCGGTGGGAGCGTCCCTCGGTGGCGGGATTACCGGCGCGACCCGAGACACGCTGCGATGCAATATCTCTAACGACGGATTGATGGCGCGAGTGGAATGCACCATGCAAGCGCCGGGCATTGTGGGTGTTCTTGACGGCTTGATGCCCGAGATATCGGTGACTGGTCACTCTGCTCTTGAGATTCCGGGATGA